The Amylolactobacillus amylophilus DSM 20533 = JCM 1125 genome contains a region encoding:
- a CDS encoding glucosaminidase domain-containing protein has product MKKTMVRAIIPAILVMGGSAAVLNEIVLKDQPENIVEAATAQQVFVEKVARIAQTQSMRYGVYPSVMIAQAVLESGSGTSELAQAPNNNYFGINYVESSDKGKYGAVYMLTWEYDKDNAYKVNKPFRTYPNLEASFADNGLKIRSAFAWNRELYKGAWLENASSYTAATAAIGVHYATSGTYAAALNSLISTLGLTKYDPQYKTLNQDQKVKVQTNIYNTFSGQKKSLGSIAAGTVKKVLRQVTLPDGSKYNEIASGQWVMSSAMTDSSSQGPSLMGTVSNDGNPIARVESSRSIAVYKAPGTSVTGQKLSPQSNWKVFGRKTVNGQLWYKVGTNDWIEGKYLYVTGYSKIPVVYFNAGTTINSGEPVAKVEVGHAISVWTAPGVSKKTNTLAAGSRWKVFGRANYAGDTWYKVGTNDWIEGKYLSVTGYSGIPAIDPYLGTHAGKISNYGSPIAKVDYLKSIAVHSAPNGTRTGQQLNPATSWKVFGRKIVDNETWYKVGTNDWIEGKYLYVTGYSKIPVVYFNAGTTINSREPVAKVEVGHAISVWTAPGVSKKTNTLAAGSRWKVFGRANYAGDTWYKVGTNDWIEGKYLSVTGYSGIPAIDSYLGTHAGKISNYGSPIAKVDYLKSIAVHSAPNGTRTGQQLNPATSWKVFGRKIVDNETWYKVGTNDWINGKYVYVTGYSQIPLV; this is encoded by the coding sequence ATGAAGAAGACGATGGTTAGAGCGATTATACCTGCAATTTTGGTGATGGGTGGCTCAGCGGCGGTTCTTAATGAGATAGTGCTAAAGGATCAACCTGAGAATATAGTTGAAGCTGCAACGGCTCAACAAGTATTTGTAGAGAAAGTTGCGAGAATTGCTCAGACTCAATCTATGAGGTATGGAGTTTATCCTTCTGTCATGATTGCTCAGGCCGTCTTAGAGAGTGGCTCCGGAACGTCTGAATTAGCCCAAGCGCCAAATAACAATTATTTCGGTATTAATTATGTGGAGAGCTCAGACAAAGGGAAATACGGTGCTGTTTACATGTTGACCTGGGAGTATGATAAGGACAATGCGTATAAGGTTAATAAACCATTTAGAACCTATCCCAACTTAGAGGCTTCTTTTGCAGATAATGGTCTGAAAATCAGGAGCGCGTTTGCCTGGAATCGAGAACTATACAAGGGTGCCTGGCTTGAGAATGCATCATCATATACTGCAGCAACAGCTGCTATTGGTGTTCATTATGCTACGAGTGGAACCTATGCTGCCGCACTTAATAGTCTCATTTCAACTCTTGGTTTGACAAAGTACGACCCTCAGTACAAAACTTTGAATCAAGATCAAAAAGTGAAGGTACAGACAAACATTTATAATACTTTTAGTGGCCAGAAGAAGAGCTTGGGTTCTATTGCGGCTGGCACTGTCAAAAAGGTGTTACGTCAAGTTACTTTACCTGATGGTTCTAAGTATAACGAGATTGCAAGCGGTCAATGGGTTATGAGTTCTGCAATGACTGACTCCTCTTCTCAGGGCCCCTCTTTAATGGGGACTGTAAGTAATGATGGTAACCCAATTGCGAGGGTAGAAAGTTCAAGGAGTATTGCCGTCTATAAGGCACCAGGTACTAGTGTTACTGGTCAGAAACTCAGTCCGCAATCTAACTGGAAGGTATTTGGCCGTAAGACGGTTAATGGGCAGTTATGGTATAAAGTTGGTACAAATGACTGGATAGAGGGCAAGTACCTTTATGTAACGGGTTACAGTAAGATTCCTGTGGTTTATTTTAATGCTGGAACAACCATTAATTCCGGAGAACCAGTTGCTAAGGTCGAGGTTGGTCATGCAATTTCCGTCTGGACAGCTCCGGGAGTATCTAAGAAGACTAATACATTGGCAGCAGGTAGTCGCTGGAAAGTGTTTGGTCGGGCAAACTATGCTGGTGATACTTGGTATAAAGTTGGTACAAATGACTGGATAGAGGGCAAGTACTTATCTGTCACAGGTTACAGTGGTATCCCAGCAATTGATCCATATTTAGGAACACATGCCGGTAAAATCAGCAATTATGGTAGTCCTATTGCAAAGGTCGATTACCTTAAGAGTATTGCAGTTCACAGTGCTCCCAATGGAACTAGAACGGGACAGCAGCTTAATCCAGCTACTTCATGGAAAGTCTTCGGCCGTAAGATTGTTGATAACGAGACATGGTATAAAGTTGGTACAAATGATTGGATAGAGGGCAAGTACCTTTATGTAACGGGTTACAGTAAGATTCCTGTGGTTTATTTTAATGCTGGAACAACCATTAATTCCAGAGAACCAGTTGCTAAGGTCGAGGTTGGTCATGCAATTTCCGTCTGGACAGCTCCGGGAGTATCTAAGAAGACTAATACATTGGCAGCAGGTAGTCGCTGGAAAGTGTTTGGTCGGGCAAACTATGCTGGTGATACTTGGTATAAAGTTGGTACAAATGACTGGATAGAGGGCAAGTACTTATCTGTCACAGGTTACAGTGGTATCCCAGCAATTGATTCATATTTAGGAACACATGCCGGTAAAATCAGCAATTATGGTAGTCCTATTGCAAAGGTCGATTACCTTAAGAGTATTGCAGTTCACAGTGCTCCCAATGGAACTAGAACGGGACAGCAGCTTAATCCAGCTACTTCATGGAAAGTCTTCGGCCGTAAGATTGTTGATAACGAGACATGGTATAAAGTTGGTACCAATGACTGGATTAACGGCAAGTATGTCTATGTGACAGGGTACAGCCAGATTCCACTAGTTTAA